TCGGCCGGCGGCTGCCGCCCAAAGTGCTGCGGATCGTGGTCGCGGTCGTCGGCACCGCGGTCGCGATCGACCTGCTGGTGACCGGCTGACCCCGCGCCACGCATGGCCCATCGGTGGGGCTATAGGGCCACGCATGGCCCATCGGTGGGGCTATAGCGCCACGCATGGGCCACCGGTGGCTGCGGGTCGGCGGAGTTTTGCGCGCCGGCGACAACCTCGGCGGCCGGTGCGGTGTCATCACTGGTGTGCAAAGCCGTGGCGAGGACTTCGACCAGTTCGTGCTGGGCGCGGGCACCGGATTGATGCGGATGGCGGTGGCCTTGACCGGCGATCGTACGGCGGCCGAGGACCTTCTGCAGGACGTCCTCGAGCGGATGTACGTCGCCTGGCCGCGGATCGACGAGCCGCTTGCCTACGCGCGGCGGTCGCTGGTCAACGCCTCCACGAACCGCTGGCGAGGTCGCGGTCGGCGGCGCGAGATCGCGCTGTCCGAGG
This DNA window, taken from Mycobacteriales bacterium, encodes the following:
- a CDS encoding SigE family RNA polymerase sigma factor, whose translation is MGHRWLRVGGVLRAGDNLGGRCGVITGVQSRGEDFDQFVLGAGTGLMRMAVALTGDRTAAEDLLQDVLERMYVAWPRIDEPLAYARRSLVNASTNRWRGRGRRREIALSEAAHLTVPDRSDDHDRRDLVARAVAALPARQRAVVVLRFLCDLSEVDTASVLGCTAGTVKSQTARALARLRDLLDDASDAEPNLTLTRSIR